The Anolis carolinensis isolate JA03-04 chromosome 2, rAnoCar3.1.pri, whole genome shotgun sequence genome has a window encoding:
- the c2h17orf58 gene encoding UPF0450 protein C17orf58 homolog, whose amino-acid sequence MASAPVLLLCLAVGASLASVPYPGKSTQSFSKDAFGLVNSLAGQSKSISRDGNSISRDEPMEGQLLPPAANQKLKDAKTHLQPLDKRKKIKNSVENYTGVRKQPVSQTKALPSGSHEDTPSTSSFIQTNRIHTNRFQLEATNSISAHFHPSVYLHHDRFLAEATTSKNVEPGTGQQSGGLDHLNRPGKVNLNSKLNTSFRNATKPSWLQSWLPHFSFLKNAADSTEMCLNDCRREHEEMESYCSNEFVVNGIVHDITTIHEGTCLVTLLVNSNGLYKTNRLYLNPDGFFFRVHMLVVDALNCSKPCPDFRLGSRYIVMGQLYHRRRQLPTVLQEPVRGRLRPGDGLLWRGRSYVKRFNRRRNLKVQRAVHTKCG is encoded by the exons ATGGCCAGCGCGCCCGTCCTCCTGCTCTGCCTCGCGGTGGGCGCCTCCCTCGCCTCAG tgcCTTATCCTGGAAAGTCCACCCAATCATTCAGCAAAGATGCATTTGGGCTAGTGAACTCTTTGGCTGGCCAAAGTAAGTCTATCTCCAGAGACGGCAACAGCATCAGCAGGGATGAGCCCATGGAAGGCCAGCTCTTGCCTCCAGCTGCCAATCAAAAATTGAAAGATGCAAAAACACACTTGCAGCCCTTGGATAAAAGGAAGAAGATCAAAAATTCAGTAGAGAACTACACCGGTGTAAGGAAGCAGCCTGTTTCACAAACCAAAGCCCTTCCTTCTGGCAGCCATGAGGACACCCCTTCCACTTCTTCCTTCATCCAGACCAACCGAATACATACAAATAGGTTTCAGCTGGAGGCCACCAATAGCATCTCTGCCCACTTTCATCCATCAGTGTATCTCCATCATGATAGATTTCTGGCAGAAGCAACAACATCCAAAAATGTTGAACCTGGCACTGGGCAACAGTCTGGTGGCTTGGATCACCTAAACCGACCTGGCAAGGTAAACCTCAACTCCAAACTCAACACTTCCTTCAGAAATGCTACTAAGCCCTCCTGGCTACAGAGCTGGCTACCTCACTTCAGTTTCTTAAAGAATG CTGCAGATAGTACCGAAATGTGCCTGAATGACTGCAGGAGGGAGCATGAGGAGATGGAGTCCTACTGTAGTAATGAATTCG TGGTTAATGGGATTGTTCATGATATTACCACGATACATGAAGGAACGTGTTTGGTGACACTGTTGGTAAACAGTAACGGACTATACAAGACAAATCGCCTGTACCTCAACCCTGATGGCTTCTTCTTCCGAGTTCACATGCTAGTTGTGGATGCCTTGAACTGCAGCAAACCCTGTCCAGACTTCAGACTCG GCAGCAGATACATCGTGATGGGCCAGCTCTACCACAGGAGGCGGCAACTTCCTACAGTTCTGCAAGAGCCTGTGAGAGGACGCTTGAGGCCAGGAGATGGCCTGCTTTGGAGGGGCAGGAGCTATGTGAAAAGGTTCAACCGAAGGAGAAACCTGAAAGTTCAAAGGGCAGTACACACCAAATGTGGATGA